In the Haloferula helveola genome, one interval contains:
- a CDS encoding sulfatase-like hydrolase/transferase, with protein sequence MLRLLFLLVCHALPTSAADKPHIILVMADDQGWGDMAYQGHPVLKTPNFDKAAAAGLRFDRFYAAAPVCSPTRASVMTGRHPNRMGVFKWGHPIRPQETTIAEALKQAGYVTGHFGKWHLGSVRNSSPVNPGKNGFDEWLSAPNFYDNDPVLSHKGTAVKKEGESSIIAVDAALDWIRESLKQDQPIFAVVWFGSPHHPHRAVEEDLAHYRDQPAKKQHFLGEITGMDRAFGKLRDALDELGIRDNTVLWYTSDNGGLPGLGDMGPFRGNKGQVLEGGLLVPAILEWPARIPKPRQTSVRCNTSDLFPTLLDIVGSNPPAGVPLDGTSLVPLIDGKLDRRPAPMGFWDYPTGGISTPSENWMRELLKAQQAGGDLEPNAASAKAAELPKTPYPTDSFPGHSAWTDGDLKLHRIQKGNKAPRWELYDLVADPSEKNDLVNTKPDKLEPMKKALETWLASVVKSLNGEDYGKR encoded by the coding sequence ATGTTGCGCCTCCTCTTCCTGCTCGTCTGCCACGCGCTTCCGACCTCCGCCGCAGACAAGCCTCACATCATCCTCGTGATGGCCGACGACCAAGGCTGGGGCGACATGGCCTATCAGGGCCACCCGGTGCTCAAGACGCCGAACTTCGACAAGGCCGCCGCCGCAGGCCTTCGCTTCGACCGCTTCTACGCCGCCGCGCCGGTCTGCTCCCCGACCCGTGCGAGCGTGATGACCGGACGCCATCCCAACCGCATGGGAGTCTTCAAGTGGGGCCACCCGATCCGGCCGCAGGAGACCACCATCGCCGAAGCCCTGAAGCAGGCGGGCTATGTCACCGGTCACTTCGGAAAGTGGCACCTCGGATCCGTCCGCAATTCGAGCCCGGTCAACCCCGGCAAGAACGGCTTCGATGAATGGCTGAGTGCTCCGAATTTCTACGACAATGACCCGGTCCTCAGCCACAAGGGAACGGCGGTGAAGAAGGAAGGTGAGAGCTCGATCATCGCGGTCGATGCGGCACTCGACTGGATCCGCGAATCATTGAAGCAGGATCAGCCGATCTTCGCGGTGGTGTGGTTCGGAAGTCCCCACCACCCCCACCGCGCGGTCGAGGAAGACCTCGCCCACTATCGCGACCAACCGGCGAAGAAGCAGCACTTCCTCGGCGAGATCACCGGCATGGATCGGGCCTTCGGAAAACTGCGCGACGCCCTCGATGAACTGGGTATCCGTGACAACACCGTGCTCTGGTACACCAGCGACAACGGCGGCCTGCCGGGACTCGGGGATATGGGTCCGTTCCGCGGCAACAAAGGGCAGGTTCTCGAGGGCGGCTTGCTGGTGCCCGCTATCCTCGAGTGGCCTGCGCGCATTCCGAAACCGCGACAGACTTCAGTTCGCTGCAACACTTCCGACCTCTTCCCCACCCTGCTCGACATCGTCGGTAGCAATCCTCCGGCGGGCGTGCCGCTGGACGGCACCAGCCTGGTCCCACTCATCGACGGCAAACTCGACCGTCGGCCCGCGCCGATGGGCTTCTGGGATTATCCGACCGGAGGCATCAGCACACCTTCCGAGAACTGGATGCGGGAACTTCTCAAGGCCCAGCAAGCCGGCGGCGATCTCGAACCCAACGCCGCCAGCGCCAAAGCCGCGGAGCTTCCGAAAACGCCCTACCCGACCGATTCGTTCCCCGGGCACTCGGCATGGACGGACGGCGACCTGAAGCTCCACCGCATCCAGAAAGGCAACAAGGCACCCCGCTGGGAACTCTACGACCTCGTCGCCGACCCTTCGGAAAAGAACGACCTCGTCAACACGAAGCCGGATAAGCTGGAGCCGATGAAGAAAGCCCTCGAGACGTGGCTCGCGTCGGTCGTGAAGAGCCTGAATGGCGAGGACTACGGGAAGCGGTAA
- a CDS encoding DUF4256 domain-containing protein, with protein MKRDPASAKLPPRMEEELMASLKARFEAHPERHPEVGWKEVAARISENPEKLRSLHRMEETGGEPDVVGRDEVTGELLYFDCSPETPDGRRSVCYDREGLESRKTHRPDHNAVELAAEIGIELLTEEQYLHLQSLGEFDVKTSSWLKTPEDVRKLGGAIFGDRRFGRVFIYHNGAQSYYAARGFRGCLRL; from the coding sequence ATGAAACGTGATCCTGCTTCCGCAAAGCTCCCGCCCCGTATGGAGGAGGAGCTGATGGCTTCGCTCAAGGCCCGCTTCGAGGCCCACCCGGAGCGACATCCGGAAGTCGGGTGGAAGGAGGTGGCGGCGCGGATCTCCGAGAATCCGGAAAAACTGCGGAGTCTTCATCGCATGGAAGAGACCGGCGGAGAGCCTGACGTCGTCGGCCGAGATGAAGTCACGGGAGAGTTGCTCTATTTCGATTGTTCACCGGAGACCCCGGACGGCCGCCGCAGTGTTTGCTACGATCGCGAGGGCCTGGAGTCCCGGAAGACCCACCGGCCGGATCACAATGCCGTCGAACTGGCTGCGGAGATCGGCATCGAGCTCCTCACCGAGGAGCAGTACCTTCACCTTCAGTCCCTCGGTGAGTTCGATGTGAAGACCTCGAGTTGGCTGAAGACCCCCGAGGATGTCCGCAAGCTAGGTGGTGCCATCTTCGGTGACCGCCGTTTCGGACGGGTATTCATCTATCACAACGGCGCCCAGTCCTACTATGCCGCAAGGGGCTTCAGGGGTTGTCTGAGGCTCTGA
- a CDS encoding DUF1552 domain-containing protein, which produces MTEKSWHMNRRDVLRGGGIALALPFLNSMSWARGLAGGANQPKRLVVSYISYGVYDPNTPGGKAHEWSWYPRHDSGPITFNKASAPFKGLEQDLSYLRGLDHAGGYGLGGHSSGDVFATGADMSGPEKTNNISIDQLAAKVNGHHTRYASLVMGSEGGTGSYGMSKTLSHRGPGQPIPSLKDPQDIFNRLFNPYASKTVNDVRAELKREASVLDLMMENYKSLHGKLGAEDKQKMEEYLDSVRALEQRVERTSQWTHEPLPEVDTKGLNLEASYENPTEYIRCMYDLLYLALQTDSTRFATFMTESEHSTGNLVGNFANRVLGYTGATHDIAHKRPDGFSGDWEKWRAEQHSYFLKRLKDTPEGEGNMLDNTVVLWGSAHPHGSHSTKDYPIQIAGGNRLGFKHGHLHAFEGDRKKPLSNLFVSMLNAVDTPVEKFADSTGELTEIRA; this is translated from the coding sequence ATGACCGAAAAATCCTGGCACATGAACCGTCGCGACGTGCTTCGCGGCGGAGGCATCGCGCTCGCGCTTCCCTTCCTCAACAGCATGAGCTGGGCCCGCGGGCTGGCCGGCGGAGCGAACCAGCCGAAGCGCCTGGTGGTGAGCTACATTTCCTACGGCGTCTACGATCCGAACACGCCCGGCGGCAAGGCGCACGAGTGGAGTTGGTACCCACGCCATGATTCCGGGCCGATCACCTTCAACAAGGCCTCGGCTCCGTTCAAGGGACTGGAGCAGGACCTCAGCTACCTCCGCGGACTTGACCATGCCGGCGGCTACGGACTGGGCGGACACAGCAGCGGGGATGTCTTCGCCACCGGTGCCGACATGTCGGGACCGGAGAAGACCAACAACATCTCGATCGACCAGCTCGCGGCGAAAGTGAACGGGCATCACACGCGCTACGCGTCGCTGGTGATGGGCAGCGAGGGCGGCACCGGCTCGTACGGGATGTCGAAGACGCTTTCCCACCGCGGGCCGGGTCAGCCGATTCCTTCGCTGAAGGATCCGCAGGACATCTTCAACCGGCTCTTCAATCCGTACGCGAGCAAGACGGTCAACGACGTGCGCGCCGAACTGAAGCGAGAGGCGAGCGTGCTCGACCTGATGATGGAGAATTACAAGTCGTTGCACGGCAAACTCGGCGCGGAGGACAAGCAGAAGATGGAGGAGTATCTGGACTCGGTCCGGGCGCTCGAGCAGCGGGTCGAGCGTACCAGTCAGTGGACGCACGAGCCGCTGCCGGAAGTCGACACCAAGGGTCTCAACCTCGAAGCAAGCTACGAGAACCCGACGGAATACATCCGCTGCATGTATGACCTGCTCTACCTCGCTTTGCAGACCGACTCGACGCGCTTCGCGACCTTCATGACCGAGAGTGAGCACTCGACCGGCAATCTCGTCGGTAACTTCGCCAATCGCGTGCTCGGCTATACCGGCGCCACCCACGACATCGCGCACAAGCGGCCCGACGGCTTTTCCGGCGACTGGGAGAAGTGGCGTGCCGAGCAGCATTCCTACTTCCTCAAACGACTCAAGGACACGCCGGAGGGCGAGGGCAACATGCTCGACAACACCGTCGTGCTGTGGGGCTCGGCCCACCCGCACGGTTCGCACAGCACCAAGGACTATCCGATCCAGATTGCCGGCGGCAACCGCCTGGGCTTCAAGCACGGCCACCTGCACGCCTTCGAGGGCGACCGCAAGAAGCCGCTTTCCAACCTGTTCGTGTCGATGCTCAACGCGGTCGACACGCCGGTCGAGAAGTTCGCCGACAGCACCGGCGAACTGACCGAGATCCGCGCCTGA
- a CDS encoding DUF2235 domain-containing protein: protein MALYAFDGTWNDSSAPDGERDWRKDTNVHRFRSVYADGKPPGVHYLDGVGSRGGLLGKYIGGITGLGAEARIREQWDNLVANFKSGDTTIDIVGYSRGAAIARMFVHRIEETFEGLQLNGTPLTSAPTVRFLGLFDTVASFGVPWTADEGDFRPDIPEFVENTFHAMALDETRETFGIERCLGNRKKITEVWFRGGHGDIGGNATYAGRHDTESNRLRSDIALRWMLAKARACGLPVAKVGDGEIDGDPDEAPVTAKEGKISIGNAGTHSRRIHLGDLVHHSLERIELTRGLDGRLLRRIAVPTRVEDEELEASAEALHWVPTEEPEMPGRPSGPSLVELSSRRYPFDVPPARRWKAWLKRWGFEKVPEIDGESFDDERLDLFWSPSPADRELAWDLIVELKTRITTQKMKDEDGDDATALESYYKLFPHSREFFHRHGRSCSNSATLISFFLNKHVRPFTGSWHPRVLKGELDGPDAVHTEFRKEMEEVRLKMLELVEALEDLADIRL, encoded by the coding sequence ATGGCACTGTATGCATTCGACGGGACTTGGAACGACTCGAGCGCGCCGGACGGCGAACGCGATTGGAGGAAGGACACGAACGTGCACCGGTTCCGCAGTGTTTATGCCGACGGGAAACCGCCAGGTGTCCACTACCTCGATGGTGTCGGAAGCAGGGGCGGGCTCCTCGGGAAGTACATCGGGGGCATCACGGGCCTCGGGGCCGAGGCGCGGATCCGCGAGCAGTGGGACAATCTGGTGGCCAACTTCAAGTCAGGCGATACGACCATCGACATCGTCGGCTACAGCCGTGGTGCAGCGATTGCCCGGATGTTTGTCCACCGCATCGAGGAGACATTCGAAGGCCTGCAGCTCAATGGCACCCCGCTGACGTCCGCTCCCACGGTGCGTTTTCTCGGGCTCTTCGACACGGTGGCATCCTTCGGAGTGCCGTGGACCGCGGACGAGGGCGATTTCCGGCCGGACATTCCGGAGTTCGTCGAGAACACCTTCCACGCGATGGCACTTGATGAGACCCGCGAGACTTTCGGGATCGAACGCTGCCTCGGCAACCGGAAGAAGATCACCGAGGTCTGGTTCCGGGGCGGACATGGAGACATCGGTGGCAATGCGACCTACGCCGGGAGGCACGACACCGAGTCGAACCGGTTGCGGTCGGACATCGCACTCCGGTGGATGCTCGCGAAGGCCCGTGCCTGCGGACTGCCGGTCGCGAAAGTCGGGGATGGAGAGATTGACGGCGATCCGGACGAGGCGCCGGTCACTGCGAAGGAGGGGAAGATTTCGATCGGCAATGCCGGAACGCATTCGCGACGGATCCACCTTGGCGATCTGGTGCATCACTCGCTTGAGAGGATCGAGCTGACCCGGGGGCTCGACGGGCGCCTGCTTCGGCGGATTGCGGTGCCGACCCGTGTCGAGGACGAGGAGTTGGAAGCCAGCGCCGAAGCTTTGCACTGGGTCCCGACCGAGGAACCGGAGATGCCCGGCCGTCCCTCGGGGCCATCTTTGGTCGAACTGAGTTCGCGGCGCTATCCGTTCGACGTGCCTCCGGCGCGCAGGTGGAAGGCATGGCTGAAACGCTGGGGTTTCGAAAAAGTTCCCGAGATCGATGGTGAGAGTTTCGATGACGAGCGGCTCGACCTGTTCTGGTCCCCGAGTCCCGCCGATCGTGAACTGGCATGGGATCTGATCGTCGAACTCAAGACTCGGATCACGACGCAGAAAATGAAGGACGAGGACGGTGACGATGCCACCGCCTTGGAGAGCTACTACAAGCTGTTTCCCCATTCGCGGGAGTTCTTCCACCGCCACGGCCGGTCTTGCAGCAACAGCGCCACGCTGATCAGCTTCTTCCTCAACAAGCATGTCCGTCCGTTCACGGGCTCTTGGCATCCGCGCGTGCTGAAGGGAGAGTTGGACGGCCCTGATGCGGTGCATACCGAGTTCAGGAAGGAGATGGAGGAGGTCCGGCTCAAGATGCTTGAGCTTGTTGAAGCCCTTGAGGACCTCGCGGACATCCGCTTGTGA
- a CDS encoding VOC family protein yields MDPMIGGFSISLTVADGKAALDLYRRALEAEELYRMALPEHMGGGIAHAEFKVGEQILYLSEAYPDWSAEAMDEDQVASCLFGVNVADCDAAFSKAVAEGMKTLSEPADQPWGWRTAIVLDPFGYRWNIRQLIEEISPEELERRFKAMMEG; encoded by the coding sequence ATGGACCCGATGATCGGAGGCTTCTCGATTTCACTCACGGTCGCCGATGGCAAAGCGGCGCTCGATCTCTACCGCCGCGCCTTGGAGGCGGAGGAGCTCTACCGGATGGCGCTGCCCGAGCATATGGGTGGCGGCATCGCCCACGCCGAGTTCAAGGTGGGCGAACAGATCCTCTACCTCTCCGAAGCCTACCCTGACTGGAGCGCCGAAGCGATGGACGAGGATCAGGTGGCATCCTGCCTCTTCGGAGTGAATGTCGCCGACTGCGACGCGGCTTTCTCGAAGGCGGTGGCGGAAGGAATGAAGACCCTCTCCGAACCCGCCGATCAGCCGTGGGGCTGGCGCACCGCGATCGTCCTCGATCCGTTCGGCTACCGTTGGAACATCCGTCAACTCATCGAAGAGATCAGCCCTGAGGAACTTGAGCGCCGGTTCAAGGCGATGATGGAGGGCTGA
- a CDS encoding SGNH/GDSL hydrolase family protein translates to MFRLRSALFGIGLLASAAGLLRAEESRVLCLTDNIHARMVAQPLARELGKDVKVEIPRNGPNDSGTAIAELDTLLGETKWDVIYFNYGIGELFYKDPATQEIRAMSKNAGGVRVATPEQYGKNLDELVKRLKATGAKLLWGTTTPLVNVHSFPSYQGNLFDADSEVEYNSIAAAVMKRHGVPVVDVHAHVMAQFGPDEKHPGFASYDKTLNQKDKSPVHEPVVRAIRSSLK, encoded by the coding sequence ATGTTCCGACTCCGCTCCGCTCTCTTCGGTATCGGCCTGCTGGCATCGGCCGCCGGGCTGCTCCGTGCGGAGGAGTCGCGTGTCCTTTGCCTGACGGACAACATCCACGCCCGGATGGTCGCGCAGCCCTTGGCGAGGGAGTTGGGGAAGGACGTGAAGGTCGAGATCCCGCGGAATGGGCCGAACGACTCCGGAACCGCGATTGCCGAACTCGACACCCTGCTCGGGGAGACGAAGTGGGACGTGATCTACTTCAACTACGGCATCGGCGAACTGTTCTACAAGGACCCCGCGACCCAGGAGATCCGCGCGATGAGCAAGAACGCCGGCGGGGTGCGTGTGGCGACGCCGGAGCAGTACGGGAAGAACCTCGACGAACTGGTGAAGCGGCTCAAGGCCACCGGCGCCAAGCTCCTGTGGGGAACCACGACGCCCCTGGTCAACGTGCACTCGTTTCCCAGCTACCAAGGCAATCTTTTCGATGCCGACTCGGAGGTTGAATACAACTCGATCGCCGCCGCAGTGATGAAACGCCACGGCGTGCCGGTGGTCGACGTCCATGCCCATGTGATGGCCCAGTTCGGACCGGATGAGAAACACCCCGGCTTCGCGAGCTACGACAAGACCCTCAATCAGAAGGACAAGTCTCCGGTGCACGAGCCGGTGGTCCGCGCGATCCGGTCGTCGCTGAAGTAA